One part of the Microlunatus elymi genome encodes these proteins:
- a CDS encoding MFS transporter yields MSTKQLAPAGLSRTQRWLALGVLSLAVLLIAVDATVLAVATPFLSEDLQPTGVQLLWIGDAYGFVIAGLLVSMGSLGDRIGRKRLLLAGATAFGLISILNAYAPNAEVMIAARALLGVAGATLMPSTLALIRNIFVDDRERTLAIGVWGAMSSAGMAIGPILGGFLLEHFWWGSVFLINVPVMVILVVVGAKLLPESKSSHAGAWDLPSVGLSLAGMFGIVYAIKEVFAVGLRIDVVIATLIGIPAIVVYVRRQQRLTTPLLDLSLFKNRRFGSSVLADLLAIFAMSGLVFFLSQYFQLVQGYRPLMAGLAELPAVVGSVVFGLLAGRIGQRIGARTAILIGMLALSLPLIALVFIHASTPYPVLAVILLVVGSGAGLTFTLTADLILSSAPAEQAGAASGVSETAYELGGALGIAVIGSVVTAVFRGFAAPAGIPADVVAAARESLGGAVHAAEALPGDTGQALLQAAQVAFTDGLRLAGLIAGLVLLAATFVINRAMRDRGVVRS; encoded by the coding sequence GTGAGCACCAAACAGCTCGCACCGGCCGGCCTGAGCCGGACCCAGCGCTGGCTCGCGCTCGGCGTGCTCAGTCTCGCGGTGCTGTTGATCGCCGTCGACGCGACCGTGCTCGCGGTGGCAACGCCCTTCCTCAGCGAGGATCTGCAACCGACCGGCGTGCAACTGCTGTGGATCGGCGACGCGTACGGGTTCGTGATCGCCGGCCTGCTGGTCTCGATGGGCAGCCTGGGGGACCGGATCGGCCGCAAGCGGCTGTTGCTGGCCGGCGCGACCGCGTTCGGCCTGATCTCGATCCTGAACGCCTACGCACCGAACGCCGAGGTGATGATCGCGGCCCGGGCGTTGCTCGGCGTCGCCGGCGCGACCCTGATGCCGTCCACCCTGGCTCTGATCAGGAACATCTTCGTCGACGACCGGGAGCGCACGCTGGCGATCGGCGTCTGGGGCGCGATGTCCTCGGCCGGGATGGCGATCGGGCCGATCCTCGGCGGCTTCCTGCTGGAGCACTTCTGGTGGGGTTCGGTGTTCTTGATCAACGTGCCGGTGATGGTGATCTTGGTCGTGGTCGGAGCGAAGCTGCTGCCGGAGTCGAAGAGCAGTCACGCCGGCGCCTGGGATCTGCCCAGCGTCGGGCTCTCACTGGCGGGCATGTTCGGCATCGTGTACGCGATCAAGGAGGTGTTCGCGGTCGGTCTGCGGATCGACGTGGTGATCGCCACCCTGATCGGCATCCCGGCAATCGTCGTCTACGTCCGCAGGCAGCAGCGGTTGACCACGCCCTTGTTGGATCTGTCCCTGTTCAAGAACCGTCGTTTCGGGTCATCGGTGCTGGCCGACCTGCTGGCGATCTTCGCGATGTCCGGTCTGGTCTTCTTCCTGTCCCAGTATTTCCAACTGGTGCAGGGATATCGGCCGCTGATGGCCGGCCTGGCCGAGCTGCCGGCAGTGGTCGGGTCGGTCGTCTTCGGGCTGCTGGCCGGCCGGATCGGGCAGCGGATCGGTGCCCGAACGGCGATCCTGATCGGCATGCTCGCCCTCAGCCTGCCGTTGATCGCGTTGGTGTTCATCCACGCGTCCACGCCGTACCCGGTGTTGGCGGTGATCTTGTTGGTGGTCGGATCGGGAGCCGGGTTGACCTTCACCCTGACCGCCGATTTGATCTTGAGCAGCGCACCGGCCGAGCAGGCCGGCGCGGCCAGTGGTGTGTCCGAGACCGCGTACGAGCTGGGCGGGGCCCTGGGGATCGCGGTGATCGGTTCGGTGGTGACGGCGGTGTTCCGCGGATTCGCTGCTCCGGCAGGGATTCCGGCCGACGTGGTCGCTGCGGCTAGGGAGTCGCTCGGCGGCGCCGTACACGCGGCGGAAGCTCTGCCTGGCGACACCGGCCAGGCGCTGCTGCAGGCGGCTCAGGTCGCGTTCACCGACGGCCTGCGGCTGGCCGGCCTGATCGCCGGACTGGTGCTGCTGGCCGCGACCTTCGTGATCAACCGCGCAATGCGCGACCGTGGCGTCGTTCGTTCCTGA
- a CDS encoding TetR/AcrR family transcriptional regulator has protein sequence MSELQDLKREASLRAAADLLSRRASATMDEMAKSAGISRATLHRQFAGRDGLVVELEELGIREVEAALDAAELEDGKASEALRRLADRIQPSAGLLAFLMSQAQLFEGGNTNPGWDRIDQRITALFRRGQEDGEFRIDQQPAWLAEAIYGLVSAAVWSIQAGLAGQAQFQTMIVDLLLDGVRRPA, from the coding sequence GTGAGTGAGCTGCAAGACCTGAAGCGTGAGGCGAGCCTGCGCGCCGCCGCGGACCTGTTGTCGCGCCGAGCCAGTGCGACCATGGACGAAATGGCGAAGTCCGCCGGGATCAGCCGGGCAACCTTGCATCGGCAGTTCGCCGGCCGGGACGGGCTGGTGGTCGAGCTGGAGGAACTCGGCATCCGCGAGGTCGAGGCGGCGCTGGACGCGGCCGAGCTGGAGGACGGCAAGGCGTCGGAGGCACTGCGCCGACTGGCGGATCGGATCCAGCCGTCCGCCGGTCTGCTCGCCTTCCTGATGTCGCAGGCGCAGCTCTTCGAGGGTGGAAACACCAACCCTGGTTGGGATCGGATCGATCAGCGGATCACCGCACTCTTTCGCCGCGGCCAGGAAGACGGCGAATTCCGCATCGATCAGCAGCCGGCCTGGTTGGCCGAGGCGATCTACGGGCTGGTCAGTGCCGCAGTCTGGTCGATCCAGGCCGGGCTGGCCGGCCAGGCGCAGTTCCAGACCATGATCGTCGACCTGCTGCTCGACGGCGTACGGAGGCCGGCGTGA
- a CDS encoding type II toxin-antitoxin system VapC family toxin: protein MKRTLQLDTHVVVWLYAGEHDRFPDALRARLNADDLRISPMVRIELTYLHEIGRINDTPDRIVGELATAVGLAEDAQSFSRVIEVAQRESFTRDPFDRIIVAQALAAHDQLATKDERILAAYPDNALWDKDRS from the coding sequence GTGAAGCGGACCCTCCAGCTCGACACCCATGTGGTGGTGTGGCTGTACGCCGGAGAACATGACCGATTCCCGGACGCCTTACGCGCTCGGCTGAACGCCGACGACCTGCGCATCTCCCCAATGGTTCGCATAGAGCTGACGTACCTCCACGAGATCGGCAGAATCAACGACACTCCGGACAGGATCGTCGGTGAGTTGGCGACGGCGGTCGGGCTGGCCGAGGACGCGCAGTCGTTCTCCAGGGTGATCGAGGTGGCCCAGCGGGAGAGTTTCACCCGTGACCCGTTCGATCGAATCATCGTCGCGCAAGCACTTGCTGCTCATGATCAACTCGCGACAAAGGACGAACGCATACTCGCGGCCTATCCGGACAACGCGCTTTGGGATAAGGACCGGTCCTGA
- the rfbB gene encoding dTDP-glucose 4,6-dehydratase, producing the protein MTSYLVTGGAGFIGSNFVHYLLAHTDATVTVLDKLTYAGNLASLDGLPADRFRFVHGDICDAAIVDELVGSHDCVVHYAAESHNDNSLTDPSPFVQTNLVGTYTLLEAVRRHDVRYHHISTDEVYGDLELDDPARFSESTPYNPSSPYSSTKAGSDLLVRAWVRSFKVAATISNCSNNYGPYQHVEKFIPRQITNVLDGGRPKLYGAGQNVRDWIHAEDHSAAVLKIIEAGRIGETYLIGADGEQNNKDVVELILELLGQPRDAYDHVNDRAGHDLRYAIDSTKLRQELGWQPAYSDFRTGLANTIDWYRNNENWWRPQKQATEAKYAATGQ; encoded by the coding sequence GTGACTTCCTATCTGGTTACCGGCGGCGCGGGGTTCATCGGGTCGAACTTCGTGCACTACCTGCTGGCCCACACCGACGCCACGGTGACGGTGCTGGACAAACTGACCTACGCGGGCAATCTGGCCTCGCTGGACGGGTTGCCGGCCGACCGGTTTCGGTTCGTGCACGGCGACATCTGCGACGCCGCGATCGTCGACGAACTGGTCGGGTCACACGACTGTGTGGTTCACTACGCCGCCGAGTCGCACAACGACAACTCGCTGACCGATCCGTCACCGTTCGTACAGACCAACCTGGTCGGCACCTACACCCTGCTGGAGGCGGTCCGCCGACACGACGTGCGCTACCACCACATCTCCACCGACGAGGTGTACGGGGACCTGGAGTTGGACGATCCGGCCCGATTCAGCGAGTCGACGCCGTACAACCCGTCCAGCCCGTACTCCTCGACCAAGGCCGGCTCGGACCTGCTGGTCCGGGCCTGGGTGCGTTCGTTCAAGGTCGCGGCCACGATCAGCAACTGCTCCAACAACTACGGGCCGTACCAGCACGTGGAGAAGTTCATCCCGCGGCAGATCACCAACGTCCTCGACGGTGGCCGGCCCAAGCTGTACGGGGCCGGGCAGAACGTGCGCGACTGGATCCACGCCGAGGATCACAGCGCCGCCGTGCTCAAGATCATCGAGGCCGGACGGATCGGCGAGACCTACCTGATCGGCGCTGACGGTGAACAGAACAACAAGGACGTCGTCGAGTTGATCTTGGAGTTGCTCGGCCAACCCCGGGACGCCTACGACCACGTCAACGACCGAGCCGGCCACGACCTGCGCTACGCCATCGACTCCACCAAACTCCGCCAGGAACTCGGCTGGCAACCCGCCTACTCCGACTTCCGTACCGGCCTGGCCAACACCATCGACTGGTACCGCAACAACGAGAACTGGTGGCGACCCCAGAAACAAGCCACCGAAGCCAAATACGCCGCCACCGGGCAGTGA
- a CDS encoding type II toxin-antitoxin system Phd/YefM family antitoxin, with protein sequence MHDVRAYAVGRTTVTASELRQNIYRLLDQVLDSGEPLEISRKGRLLRLVADEPRGDRLAGIHTNPNVIVGDPDDLVSIDWSGEWDADRQVRP encoded by the coding sequence ATGCATGACGTACGTGCGTACGCTGTCGGCAGGACCACGGTTACGGCGTCCGAGCTACGGCAGAACATCTATCGCCTGCTCGATCAGGTGCTTGACAGCGGCGAGCCCCTGGAGATCAGCCGCAAGGGACGGCTGCTGCGGCTCGTGGCTGACGAGCCGCGCGGTGATCGACTGGCCGGCATTCACACCAATCCGAATGTGATCGTCGGCGATCCGGACGATCTGGTCTCCATTGATTGGTCCGGCGAGTGGGATGCCGATCGTCAGGTCCGCCCGTGA
- the rfbA gene encoding glucose-1-phosphate thymidylyltransferase RfbA, which produces MRGIILAGGSGTRLHPVTLGVSKQLVPVYDKPMIYYPLSTLIFAGIRDVLVITTPHDADSFRRLLGDGSQFGIAISYATQPEPNGLAQAFVIGRDFVGDDSVALVLGDNIFYGPGLGSQLRRFATVDGGAVFAYWVSDPERYGVVEFDDQQRAISLEEKPEKPQSNYAVPGLYFYDNQVLDIAADLEPSPRGEYEITDVNKHYLEQGKLQVGVLPRGTAWLDTGTFDSLNDAGNFVRTLEARQGLKVGAPEEAAWRQGFLTDDQLADRARALAKSGYGTYLLQLLDRGKDS; this is translated from the coding sequence ATGCGAGGCATCATCCTGGCCGGCGGCTCCGGCACCCGACTGCATCCGGTCACCCTCGGCGTCAGCAAGCAACTGGTCCCGGTCTACGACAAGCCGATGATCTACTACCCGCTGTCCACGCTGATCTTCGCCGGCATCCGCGACGTGCTGGTGATCACCACCCCGCACGACGCGGACAGCTTCCGACGGCTGCTCGGCGACGGCTCCCAGTTCGGCATCGCGATCAGCTATGCCACCCAACCCGAACCGAACGGGCTGGCCCAGGCGTTCGTGATCGGCCGCGACTTCGTCGGCGACGACTCGGTCGCGCTGGTGCTGGGCGACAACATCTTCTACGGCCCCGGCCTGGGCAGCCAACTGCGCCGCTTCGCCACCGTCGACGGCGGCGCCGTTTTCGCCTACTGGGTGTCGGATCCCGAACGCTACGGCGTGGTTGAATTCGACGATCAGCAACGCGCGATCTCACTGGAGGAGAAGCCGGAGAAGCCGCAATCCAACTACGCCGTCCCGGGCCTCTACTTCTACGACAACCAGGTCCTCGACATCGCCGCCGACCTCGAACCATCACCCCGTGGCGAGTACGAGATCACCGACGTCAACAAGCACTACCTCGAACAGGGCAAACTCCAGGTCGGCGTGCTACCCCGCGGCACAGCCTGGCTCGACACCGGCACCTTCGACTCCCTCAACGACGCCGGCAACTTCGTCCGCACCCTGGAAGCCAGACAGGGCCTCAAGGTCGGCGCCCCCGAAGAAGCCGCCTGGCGCCAAGGATTCCTCACCGACGACCAACTCGCCGACCGCGCCCGAGCCCTGGCCAAGTCCGGCTACGGCACCTACCTCCTGCAGTTGCTCGACCGCGGCAAGGACTCCTGA
- a CDS encoding glycine betaine ABC transporter substrate-binding protein — translation MKKSKLGIVAAASVAMLALAACGASNTGSASDDGGGDSGSKADIASKYADCQVTDGVKDASSMKIGADEDKKITITEFAGWADGAANAHLMKYLLDKAGYQTEIKVIDAAPGYTAVAQGDYDVLTDSELPSTHKAYINKYGDKMEPHGCWYDNPTIEIAVPAYSPAKSIGDLKTMADKYNDEIIGIEDGAGETQTMQNSTIPTYGLQDLQFKTSSSAAMLRALDTAYKQHKNIAVTLWTPHWAYEKYDLRKLSDPKKAMSAKEGLWDFTREGFGDDHPLAAQLMQNMILNEDEMVELESLMVVKYDDKNPDKAVQEWLTKHPDYEQKVVSGQLGG, via the coding sequence ATGAAGAAGTCGAAGTTGGGAATCGTCGCGGCGGCCTCGGTTGCCATGTTGGCGCTGGCAGCCTGCGGCGCATCGAACACGGGCAGCGCCTCGGATGACGGCGGTGGCGACAGCGGCAGCAAGGCCGACATCGCCAGCAAGTACGCCGACTGTCAGGTGACCGATGGGGTCAAGGACGCGTCGTCGATGAAGATCGGCGCGGACGAGGACAAGAAGATCACCATCACCGAGTTCGCCGGCTGGGCGGACGGCGCGGCCAACGCCCACCTGATGAAATACCTTCTGGACAAGGCCGGCTACCAGACCGAGATCAAGGTGATCGACGCTGCGCCCGGCTACACCGCTGTGGCGCAAGGCGATTACGACGTCCTCACCGACTCCGAGCTGCCGAGCACACACAAGGCCTACATCAACAAGTACGGCGACAAGATGGAGCCGCACGGCTGCTGGTACGACAACCCGACGATCGAGATCGCTGTCCCGGCCTACTCTCCGGCGAAGTCGATCGGCGATCTGAAGACGATGGCCGACAAGTACAACGACGAGATCATCGGCATCGAGGACGGCGCCGGCGAGACGCAGACGATGCAGAACAGCACGATTCCGACCTACGGGTTGCAGGATCTGCAGTTCAAGACCTCGTCGAGCGCGGCGATGCTGCGGGCGCTGGACACGGCCTACAAGCAGCACAAGAACATTGCCGTCACGCTGTGGACGCCGCACTGGGCCTACGAGAAGTACGACCTGCGCAAGCTCTCCGACCCGAAGAAGGCGATGAGCGCCAAGGAGGGCTTGTGGGACTTCACCCGCGAGGGCTTCGGTGATGATCATCCGCTGGCCGCGCAGCTGATGCAGAACATGATCTTGAACGAGGACGAGATGGTCGAGCTGGAGAGCCTGATGGTCGTCAAGTACGACGACAAGAACCCGGACAAAGCGGTTCAAGAGTGGCTGACCAAGCACCCCGACTACGAGCAGAAGGTCGTTTCCGGCCAGCTCGGCGGCTGA
- a CDS encoding glycine betaine ABC transporter substrate-binding protein, with protein MKKTKLGVAAVAAIGALALAACGASNTGSASGGGDDKGGDKQDIASKYANCDVNAGVKDASSDKIGSDEDKKITLTAFSGWAESAATAYVMKDVLTEKGYQVEVKTLDAAPAFTAVAQGDYDVLSDVWLPSTHKSYIDKYGDKMEPQGCWFDAATIEIAVPSYSPAKSIGDLKTMAKDYNNEIIGIEPGAGETKTMQDKTIPDYGLDGLQFKTSSTSAMLQALDTAYKSKKNIAVTLWSPHWAYSKYDLRKLEDPKKSMSGSEGIWNFSRKGFGDDHPLASQLFKNLTWPEDKLNSLENLMVGKYDNKNPDKAVQEWLKDNPDFEQQLISGQLKK; from the coding sequence ATGAAGAAGACGAAGCTCGGAGTAGCCGCAGTGGCGGCGATCGGTGCCCTGGCGCTCGCCGCCTGTGGTGCCTCGAACACCGGTAGCGCATCCGGGGGTGGTGACGACAAGGGCGGCGACAAGCAGGACATCGCCAGCAAGTACGCCAATTGCGACGTCAACGCCGGCGTGAAGGACGCGTCCTCGGACAAAATCGGTTCGGACGAGGACAAGAAGATCACCCTGACCGCGTTCAGCGGCTGGGCCGAGTCGGCCGCCACCGCGTACGTGATGAAGGACGTGCTGACCGAGAAGGGCTACCAGGTCGAGGTGAAGACCCTCGACGCCGCGCCCGCCTTCACTGCAGTGGCCCAGGGCGACTACGACGTGCTCAGCGACGTCTGGCTGCCCAGCACGCACAAGAGTTACATCGACAAGTACGGCGACAAGATGGAGCCGCAGGGCTGCTGGTTCGACGCGGCCACGATCGAGATCGCGGTGCCGAGCTACTCGCCGGCCAAGTCGATCGGCGACCTGAAGACGATGGCCAAGGACTACAACAACGAGATCATCGGCATCGAGCCCGGCGCCGGCGAGACCAAGACCATGCAGGACAAGACCATCCCGGACTACGGCCTGGACGGCCTGCAGTTCAAGACGTCCTCGACCTCGGCGATGTTGCAGGCCCTGGACACCGCGTACAAGTCCAAGAAGAACATCGCGGTTACGCTCTGGTCGCCGCATTGGGCCTACTCCAAGTACGACCTGCGCAAGCTGGAGGACCCGAAGAAGTCGATGAGCGGCTCCGAGGGCATCTGGAACTTCTCCCGCAAGGGCTTCGGCGATGATCATCCGCTGGCATCGCAGTTGTTCAAGAACCTGACCTGGCCGGAGGACAAGCTCAACTCGCTGGAGAATCTGATGGTCGGCAAGTACGACAACAAGAACCCCGACAAGGCGGTTCAGGAGTGGCTGAAGGACAACCCGGACTTCGAGCAGCAGCTCATCTCCGGGCAGCTGAAGAAGTAG
- a CDS encoding ABC transporter permease, protein MFQWILNPSVPLGDWAESLFDWLLANVSGLFDVIKAVIGGLYSGLDLVLSSPPYWIMILIFAAIAFFASGWKLSVFTVIGFWLIRSFDLWPHAMDTLALVIVAVVIALIISIPLGILSAKSKCVSSVVRPIMDLMQTTPTMVYLIPAIIFFGIGSVPGAVATVVFSLPPGVRLTELAIRQVDQEVVEAGQAFGSSSGRILRQIQIPLAMPTIMAGVNQVIMLALSMVVIAGMAGAEGLGKDVNESLQQLDTPLGVEAGLSVVIIAVFLDRVTSAAGQGRRRGADKA, encoded by the coding sequence ATCTTCCAGTGGATCCTGAATCCGTCGGTGCCGCTCGGCGATTGGGCCGAGAGCCTGTTCGACTGGCTGCTGGCCAACGTCTCCGGCCTGTTCGACGTGATCAAGGCGGTCATCGGCGGGCTCTACTCCGGCCTCGACCTGGTGCTGTCGTCGCCGCCGTACTGGATCATGATCTTGATCTTCGCCGCGATCGCGTTCTTCGCCAGTGGCTGGAAGCTGTCGGTCTTCACCGTGATCGGCTTTTGGTTGATCAGGTCGTTCGATCTCTGGCCGCACGCAATGGACACGCTGGCCCTGGTGATCGTCGCGGTGGTGATCGCGCTGATCATCTCCATACCGTTGGGAATCCTGTCGGCGAAGAGTAAGTGTGTCTCGTCGGTGGTCCGGCCGATCATGGACCTGATGCAGACCACGCCGACCATGGTCTACCTGATTCCGGCGATCATCTTCTTCGGCATCGGTTCGGTTCCCGGTGCGGTGGCGACCGTGGTGTTCTCCTTGCCGCCGGGCGTTCGGCTGACCGAACTGGCGATCCGTCAGGTCGATCAGGAGGTCGTCGAGGCGGGCCAGGCATTCGGCTCCAGCTCGGGCCGGATCCTGCGGCAGATCCAGATCCCGCTGGCGATGCCGACGATCATGGCCGGCGTCAACCAGGTGATCATGCTGGCCCTGTCGATGGTCGTCATCGCCGGCATGGCGGGCGCCGAGGGACTGGGCAAGGACGTCAACGAATCCCTGCAGCAGTTGGACACTCCGCTGGGTGTCGAGGCCGGTTTGAGTGTTGTGATCATCGCGGTCTTCCTGGACCGGGTCACCTCGGCCGCTGGTCAAGGACGACGCCGAGGTGCAGACAAGGCCTGA
- a CDS encoding M13 family metallopeptidase, giving the protein MTSQPSTQQNPVPALDLSLTDDSVRAQDDLFTHVNGGWLKTAEIPDDQPMTGAFIKLRDEAEQATQDIITGLSADAADDPSTDEGKIATLYASFMDTEAIEAAGAEPIRALLAEVDQVADIDGFTELLGRFARVGVPGLIGFDAESDPGDPQRMIMFVGQSGIGLPDEEFYRADDYAEIRSHYLEHLQKSFELAGFDDAAEQAAAVLALETDIAAKHWDKVKTRDLRAMYNPMKLAELDQSAPGLRLRNFLAAAEIDESTFAEVVVEQPSFFSEAAPLLAADRLPAWKSWARWKIITSFSPYLSGSFVDERFRFYGTVLNGIPTLKERWKRGVAIVEGALGEAVGKVYVERHFSPVAKERMDELVANLIAAYRDSISELEWMTDETRAKALDKLSKFTPKIGYPDKWRDYSSLEIKPGDLIGNVIRAHQFELNRTLNKIGKPVDRDEWLMTPQTVNAYYHPLRNEIVFPAAILQPPFFNEMADDAVNYGGIGAVIGHEIGHGFDDQGSTCDGDGRLLNWWTDEDREAFEQRTKALIAQYDALEPEQTPGHHVNGSLTIGENIGDLGGLSIAYKAWRISLAGKEPEEIDGLTGAQRLFFSYATIWQTKIRSEAMIQRLATDPHSPAEFRCNQIVRNIGVFYDAFDVTENDALYLPEDQRVRIW; this is encoded by the coding sequence GTGACTTCACAGCCTTCAACGCAGCAGAATCCGGTTCCGGCACTCGACCTGTCCCTGACCGACGACTCGGTCCGGGCCCAAGACGATCTCTTCACCCATGTCAACGGCGGCTGGCTGAAGACCGCCGAAATCCCCGACGATCAGCCGATGACCGGTGCGTTCATCAAGCTGCGGGACGAGGCCGAGCAGGCCACGCAGGACATCATCACCGGGCTCTCCGCTGACGCCGCCGATGATCCGAGCACCGACGAGGGCAAGATCGCCACGCTGTACGCCAGCTTCATGGACACCGAGGCGATCGAGGCCGCCGGTGCCGAGCCGATCCGTGCGTTGCTCGCCGAGGTCGACCAGGTCGCCGACATCGACGGTTTCACCGAGTTGCTCGGCCGGTTCGCCCGGGTGGGTGTGCCAGGGCTGATCGGCTTCGACGCCGAGTCCGACCCCGGCGACCCGCAGCGGATGATCATGTTCGTCGGCCAGTCCGGCATCGGGCTGCCGGACGAGGAGTTCTACCGCGCCGACGACTACGCCGAGATCCGCAGCCACTACCTGGAGCATCTGCAGAAGTCGTTCGAGCTGGCCGGCTTCGACGACGCCGCCGAGCAGGCTGCTGCGGTGCTGGCGTTGGAGACCGACATCGCCGCCAAGCACTGGGACAAGGTGAAGACTCGCGACCTGCGGGCGATGTACAACCCGATGAAGCTGGCCGAGCTGGATCAGAGTGCGCCGGGGCTGCGGCTGCGCAACTTCCTGGCCGCGGCCGAAATCGACGAGTCGACCTTCGCCGAGGTGGTGGTCGAGCAGCCGTCCTTCTTCTCCGAAGCGGCGCCGTTGCTGGCCGCGGATCGGTTACCTGCTTGGAAGTCCTGGGCCCGGTGGAAGATCATCACCAGCTTCTCGCCGTACCTGTCCGGCAGCTTCGTCGACGAGCGGTTCCGCTTCTACGGCACGGTGCTGAACGGCATCCCGACGTTGAAGGAGCGGTGGAAGCGCGGCGTCGCGATCGTCGAGGGCGCGCTCGGCGAGGCCGTCGGCAAGGTGTACGTGGAGCGCCACTTCTCGCCGGTGGCCAAAGAGCGGATGGACGAGCTGGTGGCGAATCTGATCGCCGCCTACCGGGACTCGATCTCCGAGCTGGAGTGGATGACCGACGAGACCCGGGCCAAGGCGCTGGACAAGCTGAGCAAGTTCACCCCCAAGATCGGTTACCCGGACAAGTGGCGTGATTACAGCTCGCTGGAGATCAAGCCGGGCGATCTGATCGGCAACGTGATCCGGGCCCATCAGTTCGAGTTGAACCGGACGCTGAACAAGATCGGCAAGCCGGTCGACCGGGACGAGTGGCTGATGACGCCGCAGACGGTGAACGCCTACTACCACCCGCTGCGGAACGAGATCGTCTTCCCGGCAGCGATCCTGCAGCCGCCGTTCTTCAACGAGATGGCCGACGACGCGGTCAACTACGGCGGCATCGGTGCGGTGATCGGGCACGAGATCGGCCACGGTTTCGACGATCAAGGATCCACCTGCGACGGTGACGGCCGGCTGCTGAACTGGTGGACCGACGAAGATCGGGAGGCGTTCGAGCAGCGCACCAAGGCGCTGATCGCCCAGTACGACGCGCTGGAACCGGAGCAGACGCCCGGCCACCACGTCAACGGTTCACTGACCATCGGGGAGAACATCGGTGATCTTGGCGGCCTGTCGATCGCGTACAAGGCGTGGCGGATTTCCCTTGCCGGTAAGGAGCCTGAGGAGATCGACGGCCTGACCGGTGCGCAGCGGCTGTTCTTCAGCTACGCCACGATCTGGCAGACCAAGATCAGGTCCGAGGCGATGATCCAGCGGCTCGCCACCGATCCGCACTCCCCTGCGGAGTTCCGCTGCAACCAGATCGTCCGCAACATCGGCGTCTTCTACGACGCCTTCGACGTGACCGAGAACGACGCCCTCTACCTGCCGGAAGACCAGCGCGTCCGGATCTGGTAA
- a CDS encoding aldo/keto reductase has product MVRFDSPVPGTHDPYLAAADRYRGTDYRPVGRSGLLLPPISLGLWYNFGDDRPFATQREILRCALDHGISHFDLANNYGPPYGSAEENFGRMMIKDFGPYRHEMIISSKAGWDMWPGPYGQLGGRTYLLNSLDESLRRMNLDYVDIFYSHRFDPDTPLEETIGALDTAVRSGKARFVGISSYSAERTRQAKAIADDLGTPLVIHQPSYSMVNRWIERGLTDALDDLGMGAIAFTALAQGMLTDRFTSKGRANQHGSSRPSFSSDAARDPKIIARIDALAEIAHRRGQSLAQLALVWVLRRPTVTSTLVGASSVHQLKENLQALDNLDLSDEELAEIDKYAIDETGVDMWRGVSES; this is encoded by the coding sequence ATGGTGCGATTCGACTCTCCGGTTCCCGGTACTCACGATCCTTATCTGGCTGCGGCCGATCGCTATCGAGGCACCGACTATCGGCCGGTGGGCCGGTCGGGGTTGCTGTTGCCGCCGATCTCGCTCGGGCTCTGGTACAACTTCGGCGACGACCGACCGTTCGCGACGCAGCGGGAGATCCTGCGGTGCGCGTTAGATCACGGCATCAGTCACTTCGACCTGGCCAACAACTACGGTCCGCCCTACGGGTCGGCGGAGGAGAACTTCGGCCGGATGATGATCAAGGACTTCGGCCCGTACCGGCACGAGATGATCATCTCCAGCAAGGCCGGCTGGGACATGTGGCCCGGCCCGTACGGCCAACTCGGCGGCCGCACCTATCTGCTGAACAGCCTGGACGAGTCGCTGCGCCGGATGAATCTGGACTACGTCGACATCTTCTACAGCCACCGCTTCGACCCGGACACTCCGCTGGAGGAGACGATCGGGGCGCTGGACACCGCGGTCCGTTCCGGCAAAGCCCGCTTCGTCGGCATCTCCTCCTACTCCGCCGAGCGGACCCGCCAGGCCAAGGCGATCGCCGATGATCTTGGCACACCCCTGGTGATCCACCAGCCCTCGTACTCGATGGTGAACCGCTGGATCGAACGCGGCCTGACCGACGCCCTGGACGATCTGGGGATGGGCGCGATTGCCTTCACCGCACTGGCACAGGGCATGCTCACCGACCGCTTCACCAGCAAGGGCAGAGCAAACCAGCACGGCAGTTCACGGCCCAGTTTCAGTTCGGACGCCGCGCGCGATCCCAAGATCATCGCGCGGATCGACGCGCTTGCCGAGATCGCGCATCGCCGCGGTCAGTCGTTGGCCCAGCTCGCCCTGGTCTGGGTGCTGCGTCGGCCGACCGTCACCTCCACCCTGGTCGGCGCCTCCAGCGTGCACCAACTCAAGGAAAACCTTCAGGCGTTGGACAATCTCGACCTCAGCGACGAGGAACTCGCCGAGATCGACAAGTACGCGATCGACGAAACCGGCGTCGACATGTGGCGCGGCGTCTCCGAGAGCTGA